From Halotia branconii CENA392, the proteins below share one genomic window:
- a CDS encoding RNA ligase family protein yields the protein MSYDFSVRSCDLNKLNSMTKYPSIPTYHALGDKGRLLDEFVRFNGEITLTEKVDGTNSRIIMLPDGNYILGSREELLFAKGDLIGNPALGIVNALRSVADLLPQSEHNIIVVYLELYGGKVTAASKQYTAKQNVSWRLFDVAVITDIVTLFTKSVQQLAAWRDNGGQTFLDEDQLKKASIEFGFELTPRLATVEALPISIEETYEFLQQMLPTTKVALDEGAGGRAEGIVARTYERSAIAKIRFEDYERHTKRRQ from the coding sequence ATGAGTTACGATTTTTCGGTGCGAAGTTGTGATTTAAACAAGCTCAACTCCATGACCAAATACCCTAGTATTCCAACGTATCATGCGTTAGGTGATAAAGGGAGATTGCTTGATGAGTTCGTCAGGTTCAATGGAGAGATTACCTTAACTGAGAAAGTAGACGGGACTAACTCTCGCATTATTATGTTGCCAGATGGCAACTACATTTTAGGCAGTAGGGAAGAATTGCTGTTTGCCAAAGGCGATCTCATTGGGAATCCAGCACTAGGAATTGTAAATGCTCTTAGGAGTGTTGCAGATTTACTACCGCAGTCAGAGCATAATATTATTGTTGTTTATCTTGAACTGTATGGTGGCAAAGTCACGGCTGCCAGTAAGCAATATACAGCAAAGCAAAATGTCAGTTGGCGGCTATTTGATGTTGCGGTGATTACAGATATTGTCACGCTGTTTACTAAGTCTGTACAACAATTAGCAGCATGGCGAGACAATGGTGGGCAGACATTTTTAGATGAAGACCAACTAAAGAAAGCATCTATTGAATTTGGATTTGAACTAACACCGCGACTTGCAACTGTTGAAGCACTGCCCATAAGTATTGAGGAAACTTATGAGTTTCTTCAGCAGATGTTACCAACAACAAAAGTAGCTCTAGATGAAGGTGCTGGTGGTCGAGCCGAGGGTATTGTTGCCCGAACTTACGAGCGCAGTGCGATCGCCAAGATTCGTTTTGAGGATTATGAACGTCACACTAAACGTCGTCAGTGA
- a CDS encoding toxin-activating lysine-acyltransferase, protein MQLLSVSENKNLETTTLERKEANIAPSFSAQQRLQMIGSITHLMMSSQLHQKYKIVDIVERFVPALIHNQFRYYEINGNPIGFVNWAWLSDEVEQKFITGKYVLHLDEWLGGNNLWFPEFVAPFGHARLIVKDLRTNILPKGTPAKSFKIRPDGSLRSVSHWTV, encoded by the coding sequence ATGCAACTACTCTCAGTATCAGAGAATAAAAATTTGGAAACTACAACTTTAGAACGAAAAGAAGCAAACATAGCACCATCATTTTCTGCTCAACAACGTTTACAAATGATTGGTTCAATAACTCATTTAATGATGAGTTCTCAACTTCATCAAAAATATAAAATTGTAGACATCGTAGAGCGATTTGTCCCAGCTTTAATTCACAATCAATTTCGCTATTACGAAATTAATGGTAATCCCATTGGATTTGTAAATTGGGCATGGTTAAGCGATGAAGTTGAACAAAAGTTCATCACAGGAAAATATGTTTTACATCTTGATGAGTGGCTTGGTGGAAACAACTTATGGTTTCCCGAATTTGTTGCTCCCTTTGGTCATGCACGTTTGATTGTCAAAGACTTACGCACCAATATTTTACCTAAAGGAACACCAGCAAAGTCCTTCAAAATCCGTCCAGATGGTAGCTTGCGCTCTGTATCTCATTGGACAGTATAG